One genomic segment of Helianthus annuus cultivar XRQ/B chromosome 14, HanXRQr2.0-SUNRISE, whole genome shotgun sequence includes these proteins:
- the LOC118486562 gene encoding uncharacterized protein LOC118486562, giving the protein MDAPPQSPAFDPYAYRSPQVPSTRGNVERPLPIHDDEDDEVVPETQNLGDDDEEDEYNVDEDAGNEEDEAREKKGKTVSEKWTKEQEEALAKAWVHCSTNKKKGNQQSRESFWGKILEHFNKTIGGSNRTVHQVRSKWNPMHAKINFFNGLYQQADRTRASGCQDLDVMKVALKEFKERFPSGFQHIEAWEVVRKQEKWAQVPLMGEEVEGSTHKRKPVDVDFSIPDMNEDPSPQRAQRRDKRQATSSEGSSAELANEDPAAVNIVCVKHEKHYSKPKQDEMKRVNRGYTKTNVIRFPLRFRYVSGELGFLRRLLSISDMKVTVIQ; this is encoded by the exons atggacgctcctcctcaatcccccgccttcgacccatatgCTTATCGTTCTCCACAagttccttctacacgaggaaatgtcgaacgtcctctacctattcacgacgacgaggacgatgaggtagtgcccgaaactcaaaatttgggcgacgacGACGAGGAAGATGAATATAATGTGGACGAAGACGCGGGCAACGAAGAAGATGAGGCTCGAGAAAAAAAAGGGAAAACGGTGAGCGAAAAATGGACAAAAgaacaagaagaggcgttggcgaaggcgtgggtacattgtTCTACCAACAAAAAAAAGGGCAATCAACAAAGTCGCGAAAGTTTTTGGGGTAAAATTTTAGAGCACTTTAACAAAACTATcggtggaagtaaccggaccgttcatcaagtacggtctaaatggaacccgatgcatgcgaaaataaactttttcaacggcctataccaacaagcg gatcgcacacgagcAAGCGGATGTCAGGATCTGGACGTGATGAAAGTcgcgttaaaagaatttaaagaaaGATTTCCAAGCGGTTTTCAACACATCGAggcgtgggaggtcgttcgaaaacaggagaaatgggcccaagtcccattgaTGGGTGAGGAAGTTGAAGGTTCGACACAtaaaagaaagcccgttgacgtggacttttcgataccggatatgaacgaagatccctcgccacaaagagcacaacggcgagacaagcgtcaagctacatcgtccgagggaagctcggccgagttggcg AATGAGGATCCGGCCGCTGTTAATATCGTTTGCGTTAAACACGAAAAACATTACTCGAAACCGAAACAAGACGAAATGAAAAGGGTAAACAGAGGGTATACCAAAACGAATGTTATACGATTTCCGTTGCGTTTCCGGTACGTCTCCGGTGAACTTGGTTTCCTCCGGCGACTTCTGAGTATTTCCGACATGAAGGTAACGGTTATTCAGTGA
- the LOC110903894 gene encoding uncharacterized protein LOC110903894, giving the protein MYVSNLYNVTRVLINSEVKEIMDFKKRFIERLSPEISSSYSGLSSPVVKTVTEEFLSDLTFYPIGSLNSIDTTRFVVIVGTIKSFASNNEWFYNACTTCNKKVSTTTVVKQKQDGTDGVEEVTVLECKTDVCNTKNVSSVPRIRLYIRVQDCTGIVSLTLFEREVTKLLKVNANQLLDNNIELANEGSFPNELNSLLNMKFAFKIAVSSFNITKKSDGYSVSKMTNNPVVLSELDKHFDTIQPIDEEAFSVEPSDSNRTEDLPVKDSISQTGDDVTPSSNVFKVGFTTSFDQKDADLDTNSERDLKRNLDTVYDVDAVSSQSSSKMRKDGGVDEVILIPNKEA; this is encoded by the exons ATGTATGTCTCAAATTTGTATAATGTAACTCGAGTCTTGATAAACTCTGAGGTGAAAGAGATAATGGATTTCAAGAAAAG ATTTATCGAGAGACTTTCTCCCGAGATTTCTTCCAGTTATTCTGGCTTAAGTTCTCCTGTTGTGAAGACTGTCACTGAAGAGTTCCTATCTGACTTGACGTTTTATCCCATTGGGTCGTTAAACTCAATAGATACG ACGAGGTTTGTTGTCATTGTTGGCACTATCAAGAGTTTTGCATCGAACAATGAGTGGTTTTACAACGCCTGCACAACCTGCAACAAAAAGGTTTCAACAACTACTGTTGTTaaacagaagcaggatggtacTGATGGTGTTGAAGAGGTCACTGTCTTGGAATGCAAGACTGATGTTTGTAATACAAAGAACGTTTCATCAGTTCCAAG AATTAGGCTTTATATACGTGTGCAAGATTGTACTGGTATTGTTAGCCTGACATTGTTCGAGCGTGAGGTGACAAAGCTTTTGAAGGTTAATGCTAATCAGCTTTTAGACAACAACATTGAA TTAGCAAACGAAGGAAGTTTTCCAAATGAGCTTAATTCTTTACTCAATATGAAGTTTGCGTTCAAGATTGCTGTTTCTTCTTTTAACATTACCAAAAAGTCTGATGGCTACTCAGTCTCCAAGATGACTAATAACCCTGTCGTTTTATCGGAGCTTGATAAACATTTTGACACTATTCAG CCTATTGATGAAGAAGCCTTCAGTGTCGAACCATCTGATTCAAATCGTACTGAAGATTTGCCTGTTAAG gATTCCATATCCCAAACGGGAGACGATGTAACCCCTAGCTCGAATGTttttaaagttggctttacaacATCGTTTGATCAGAAGGATGCTGACTTGGATACGAACAGCGAACGTGACTTGAAGCGCAATTTGGATACCGTGTATGACGTGGATGCTGTTTCTTCCCAGTCTTCATCAAAGATGCGTAAAGACGGTGGTGTCGATGAAGTTATTCTGATTCCAAATAAAGAAGCTTAG
- the LOC118486683 gene encoding uncharacterized protein LOC118486683, translating to MAGVENNVVVISDSEESLADSEEFDDDDDETGPLIFIVPYTKRFRIPVEVARITGVDETLKVKIVNRENVETKHDVRAEPNKNSIKYVVKGWAKWLKDNNIKDGDHCKFQYFPHIGVLFLANVFG from the exons ATGGCCGGAGTAGAGAACAATGTTGTGGTTATATCGGATTCTGAAGAGTCTTTGGCTGATTCAGaagagtttgatgatgatgacgatgaaaCTGGTCCGCTGATATTCATTGTCCCATACACCAAACGGTTT CGCATACCAGTTGAGGTAGCACGGATAACAGGAGTTGACGAAACATTGAAAGTTAAGATCGTCAACAGGGAGAATGTCGAGACAAAACATGATGTTAGGGCGGAGCCAAATAAAAACAGTATAAAGTACGTTGTCAAAGGATGGGCGAAATGGCTTAAGGATAACAACATAAAAGATGGTGATCATTGCAAGTTCCAGTACTTTCCACATATTGGTGTTTTGTTCCTTGCCAATGTTTTCGGCTAG